GTCTCCTGGAGCTGGATGCCGAGCCGCTCCCGGAGCTGGAGATCGCCGCCCAATCCCCATCGGGTCCCGAGGACCTCCACGGCTCCCTCGTCGGCGGGGGTCAGCCCTTCGAGGATCTCGACCGTTGTGGTCTTCCCGGCGCCGTTCGGGCCGAGGAGGCCGAAGCACTCGCCGAAGCTCACCTCGAGGTCGAGGTGCGCCACCGCCACGACGTCGTCGTAACGCTTGACGAGCCCCGTGCAGCGCAGCGCCGCGGGGCGACTCCCTCCGGGATCTTCTCGAACGGTCGACATCCTCGCTCCGGCGCGGCCGCGCTCTCAGGCGCCGGTGCGGGCGTCGCCGTGCCGTTTCAAGACGTTCAGGGCGGAGCCCGCGCGGAACCATCCGATCTGCTCGTCGTTGAGGGTGTGACCCAGGAAGATCCGGTCCGCCGAGTCGTCGGCGTGGTGCAGGACCGCCGTGAGCGGCTTTCCCGGCGCGAGGTTCTTGAGCCCCAGGACGCTGATCCGGTCGGTCTCCTGGACGAGGTCGTAGTCCGCCGGGTCCAGGAACGTGAGGGGAAGGATCCCCTGCTTCTTGAGGTTCGACTCGTGGATCCTGGCGAACGACCGCACGATCACCGCCGCGGCGCCGAGGTGGCGCGGCGACATCGCCGCGTGCTCGCGGCTCGACCCCTCCCCGTAGTTCTCGTCGCCGACGACGACCCACCGCAGGCCGCGGGCCTTGAGCGACCGCGCGACCACGGGGACGTCAAGGCCGGGCTCGCCGGCCAGCGGGTCGCGGGTCTTTCCGGCGACGCCCGAGAACGCGTTCACCGCCCCGGTGAACATGTTGTCGGAGATGTTGTCGAGGTGCCCGCGGAAGCGGAGCCACGGCCCGGCGGGAGAGATGTGGTCGGTGGTGCACTTCCCCTTGGCCTTGATCAGGAGCGGCAGCTCCTCGAAGTCCTTCCCGTCCCACGGCGCGAACGGCGACAGGAGCTGGAGGCGCTTGCTGTCCCGGGCGACGCGAACGTCGGCGCGGCTCGCGTCGTCGTCCGGCGCGAGGTACCCTTTCCGGTCTCGGACGAAGCCCCGGGCCGGAAGATCCGGCGCGGCGGCGGGGGTCTTCAGCACGAACGTCTTCCCGTCGGGGGAGGCGAGCGGATCCGTCAACGGGTTCCACGACAACCGCCCGGCGAGGGCATAGGCGGCGACGATCTCGGGGCTCGCGATGAAGGCCAGCGTGTCCGGGTTCCCGTCGTTGCGGCGAGGGAAGTTCCGGTTGAACGAGGTGACGATCGTGTTCTTCACCCCCGGCTTCAGCTCGTCGCGCTGCCACTGACCGATGCAGGGCCCGCACGCGTTGGCGAGGACCTGTCCGCCGACCGACTCCATCTCGGCCAGCTGGCCGTCCCGGACGATGGTCGCCCGGATCTGCTCGGAGCCGGGCGTGACCAGGAAGGGCACCGCCGCCCGGACCCCGTGGGCCTTCGCCTGGCGTACCACGTCGGCGACGCGGGAG
This genomic interval from Terriglobia bacterium contains the following:
- a CDS encoding aconitate hydratase produces the protein MAIIESTPEFVEAAYRKVEANLTAIRARLGRPLTLAEKVLLGHLADPAKADLKPGESYLQLRPDRVAMQDATAQMAILQFGQAGIPRVAVPTTVHCDHLIRARDGAEPDTARALDENREVYEFLRTASNKYGIGFWEPGAGIIHQVVLENYAFPGGMMIGTDSHTPNAGGLGMFASGVGGADAVDVMAGFPWEVKYPKIIGVRLTGRLTGWTSPKDVILLLCGILTVKGGTNAVIEYFGPGTASISCTGKATITNMGAELGATTSIFPFDDMMDRYLRGTGRAALADLASAHRGLLAPDPEVERDPGRFFSRVVEIDLTALEPHLVGPHTPDLARPVSKMAEAVEKEGYPDAISVTLIGSCTNSSYEDISRVADVVRQAKAHGVRAAVPFLVTPGSEQIRATIVRDGQLAEMESVGGQVLANACGPCIGQWQRDELKPGVKNTIVTSFNRNFPRRNDGNPDTLAFIASPEIVAAYALAGRLSWNPLTDPLASPDGKTFVLKTPAAAPDLPARGFVRDRKGYLAPDDDASRADVRVARDSKRLQLLSPFAPWDGKDFEELPLLIKAKGKCTTDHISPAGPWLRFRGHLDNISDNMFTGAVNAFSGVAGKTRDPLAGEPGLDVPVVARSLKARGLRWVVVGDENYGEGSSREHAAMSPRHLGAAAVIVRSFARIHESNLKKQGILPLTFLDPADYDLVQETDRISVLGLKNLAPGKPLTAVLHHADDSADRIFLGHTLNDEQIGWFRAGSALNVLKRHGDARTGA